In the genome of Dehalogenimonas sp. THU2, the window CATTTTTCTTTAACCCCTTTCTTTGATATTTTGTCGCAGCCTTTTTAGGGTCGTCCGGTCTTTCCCGGGGGTCATTCTGTCATTATTTTTCCTCCTTCAATGCTATCCACACCCTTGATAAGATTTAAGCATATATTTTTTTAATATCCATGTTGCATTATCGTCCTCTCTGTACCATGTGTCAATACCCCAATATGTATATTATTTATTAGTGTTTAATAACCTCGCTATCACCTCTCAAGAATGCGCTAAAACCGCCTACTTCTAGACGCTGGAACCCGGCCCGTAGAGCACCACAACCAAAACTAACCTCTACCCGAACAAGGAATCGAAATCGATGGGCAACGCGGTTGCGTCCCCGCCGGTTTCCCGTTATGCTTCAATATCGGAAGCGCGAACCCAACTGCGATGACAGATTCATTATCAATAAAAGATTAACAGGATACATTGGATGGAAGACAAACACGTTCAGATCAGCGCCGACACCCGGGCGCCAAGAATTTTAGTGGCGCTTTCCGGTGGCGTCGATTCAGCAGTAGCAGCGGCGCTGATGAAAAAGAGCGGCGCCGAGGTGACCGGAATCATTATGACCATCTACGGCGGTGAGGATACCCCGGTACAAACCGGGCACAAACACGGCTGTTACGGGCCCGGTGAAGCAGAGGATGTCAGGGATGCGCAAGCGGTAGCAGATGCGCTGGGTATCAAACTGTACGTCTTTGACCTCAAAGCTGAATACCAGACAGCGGTGCTGGATCATTTCAAGGCGGAATACCAGGCCGGGCGGACGCCCAATCCCTGTGTTTACTGTAACCAGCGTATCAAACTGGGAGCCCTCCTCGAAAAGGCCAGCGCCTCCGGCATTGAATTCGACTTTGTGGTTACGGGGCACTACGCTCGGACAGAGTACGATCCGGCGACCGGCCGCTACCGGCTACTCCGCGGTATAAACCACGATAAAGACCAGTCCTATTTCCTGTCACGACTTTCGCAGGAGCAGCTTAAAAAAGTGCGTTTTCCGCTCGGCGAGTTGACCAAAGAGGAAGTGAGGCGACTGGCCGACGGCTTGAAGCTCCCGGTGGCGGAAAAAGAAGAGAGTCAGAACTTCATCGCTGGGGGGTACCGGCAACTGGTATGCGGAGAAGCCAAACCCGGTCCTATCCTCGATGAATCCGGCAAGGTACTGGGCAGCCATCCGGGGGTCGCTTTCTTTACTCTGGGTCAGCGCCAGGGACTGGGATTAGCGGCCAAGGAACCACTTTATGTCATCCGTATCGAACCGGAGCAGAACGCAATCATCGTCGGGGGTAAAGAAGCAGTTTATCGATCCGAAGTGCTGGCGAATGATTTGAATTGGATATCTATCGAGAACCTTACTTCAAGCCTAGATGTCGCCGCCCGGATACGTTCCGGAGCGTCCCCTGTACCGGCACGGATCGAGTCCCTCGGTCCTGACCGGATAAAGGTGGTTTTCAATGAACCGCAGATGGCACCGGCGCCGGGGCAGGCGATTGTCCTCTACGATGGTGAGGTTGTGGTGGGTTCCGGTGTTATCAACCATTAGACCGGGTCTCGCGAAGGTGGTGACTTCAACCTCAGCATGAGGGCTGCGGGGTTTGGCGGCGGCCTGAAAACACAACCGGATTGGGCGTTGTGACGAATCAGAGAAATGGTGGGCAGCAGAGGATTCGAACCTCTGACTTCCTGCGTGTGAAGCAGGCGTTCTAACCACTGAACTAGCCGCCCGAAAGCAAAAGCTATTGTAGCCCAAACGTTACCCGATGTAAAACACCATACAACAGAAACGCTTTATTTTCTTTGCTGACTATTAAGTACATATTCTTATATATTATATGTACCATTTTCAAGGTTACGATTTCCTAATTAAAAATACGCATATTGGCGTATATCTTTTTGTCACTTCTAAAGTTACAATGAGTGTATAAATAGTTATTGTCCGTTATACAGGAGGTTGTTAATCAGATTTGACACCCGGAAGAGACCGGGGGCAGCGGGAAAGACCGTGATGTATCCAAAAAAGACGAATTAAGGAGAAAAATTATGACCGCTAAATTCCACTCAACGCTCAGTCGCCGCGATTTCATGAAGGCTCTGGGCATCACCGGCGTAGGCGTGGGCGCCGCCGCCGCTCTCACCCCCGGATTTAAAGATCTGGATGACCTTGCTTCTTCAGCCAGCAATCAGTCCCACCCCTGGTGGGTTAAGGAACGTGAACACCATGATCCCACCAATGAGATCGATTGGAACACCTTCAAAGCTTATGACAATCAAATTACTCCAAGGTATTCCATTTCATCTACCGCCAAAGCCGCAAACACCGTACGCGATACAGCCATCGAAAAGGCAGCCTATGCTAATAAGACACCGGGGGACTCCCTGCGCGACTACGCGTTTGGACAGGGTTCCAGTTTCATCGGACCAAATGCTCCCTGGGACGGCCCTGCGGGTTCCCTGCCGGCCAACGCTGAGGGCAAACGCTGGGAAGACACTGCCGAGAACAACCTCCAGATGATGCGCGCCGCCCTCCATACCTATGGTGCCGTCCTGACCGGCGCCCTCGAGGTCAATGATAAGACCCGTAAAATCTTTGACGCCTCCGGTTTTGTCTTTGACTCTACAGATGTGGGCTATCAGGATGAGAAAAAGGTCTACCACATCCCCCAGAAAGCCAAATATGTGCTCACCTTCGCCACCCAACAGCATTACATCCAGAGCCTGTATCAGCTGCGTAAAGACGATAACTATCCCGGCGGATACGGCACCAAGAAACAACTGGGCAACCAGGCCATCGGACA includes:
- the mnmA gene encoding tRNA 2-thiouridine(34) synthase MnmA, with product MEDKHVQISADTRAPRILVALSGGVDSAVAAALMKKSGAEVTGIIMTIYGGEDTPVQTGHKHGCYGPGEAEDVRDAQAVADALGIKLYVFDLKAEYQTAVLDHFKAEYQAGRTPNPCVYCNQRIKLGALLEKASASGIEFDFVVTGHYARTEYDPATGRYRLLRGINHDKDQSYFLSRLSQEQLKKVRFPLGELTKEEVRRLADGLKLPVAEKEESQNFIAGGYRQLVCGEAKPGPILDESGKVLGSHPGVAFFTLGQRQGLGLAAKEPLYVIRIEPEQNAIIVGGKEAVYRSEVLANDLNWISIENLTSSLDVAARIRSGASPVPARIESLGPDRIKVVFNEPQMAPAPGQAIVLYDGEVVVGSGVINH
- a CDS encoding reductive dehalogenase, which gives rise to MTAKFHSTLSRRDFMKALGITGVGVGAAAALTPGFKDLDDLASSASNQSHPWWVKEREHHDPTNEIDWNTFKAYDNQITPRYSISSTAKAANTVRDTAIEKAAYANKTPGDSLRDYAFGQGSSFIGPNAPWDGPAGSLPANAEGKRWEDTAENNLQMMRAALHTYGAVLTGALEVNDKTRKIFDASGFVFDSTDVGYQDEKKVYHIPQKAKYVLTFATQQHYIQSLYQLRKDDNYPGGYGTKKQLGNQAIGHAYSHAAQVGYMAMRMVKNLGYGTYKTGVTANVPLGIFSGLGEQGRATYLLTPRYGLMVRYTNYFFTDMPLAATPPMDAGLMTFCKTCVRCGERCPSESISKDNDTQWETAGGHNRPGYKGWYMDWESCIDFGSPQACGNCQATCPFNHASDGLIHPVVRATAAATPIFNSFFATMDRAFNYAEAKTDEELEAWWSRDLDKWNGDTTLGSGKNVW